In the Candidatus Electrothrix sp. GW3-4 genome, one interval contains:
- a CDS encoding metallophosphoesterase family protein, which translates to MSALSKTCIIGDIHGCLTSLQSLLKLVDKEADTFVFLGDYIDRGSESKEVVECILNFKKKHRNVITLLGNHEIMLTNYLRGYDDGTFMRAGGKETLVSYGIKPKTKPEKVAKLFPEEHMNFFRELALLWENEHGIYVHAGIEPGVHLTRQVSSYCLWARDEFIRTPYKFSKPIIFGHTVFREPLVQENKIGIDTGAVYGGKLTALLLPEKRFISVNGEKNGSSRLFRR; encoded by the coding sequence ATGAGCGCTCTATCGAAAACCTGCATTATTGGTGACATCCACGGGTGTCTAACGTCGTTGCAAAGTCTTCTGAAGCTGGTTGATAAGGAAGCAGACACCTTTGTCTTTCTCGGTGACTATATCGACCGAGGCTCAGAGTCAAAAGAAGTTGTCGAGTGCATTTTGAACTTTAAGAAAAAGCACCGCAACGTGATCACCCTGTTAGGCAATCACGAGATCATGCTGACCAACTATCTGCGAGGCTATGATGACGGGACCTTTATGCGGGCTGGTGGCAAAGAGACCCTAGTCAGCTATGGGATCAAGCCAAAAACAAAACCGGAAAAGGTAGCAAAACTCTTCCCGGAAGAACATATGAACTTTTTTCGGGAACTGGCCCTCCTCTGGGAGAATGAACACGGGATTTATGTCCATGCCGGTATTGAACCAGGGGTGCATCTTACCCGACAGGTGAGCAGCTATTGCCTTTGGGCCAGAGATGAATTCATTCGCACCCCCTATAAATTCAGCAAACCGATTATCTTTGGTCATACCGTGTTCCGGGAGCCCCTTGTCCAGGAGAACAAGATCGGTATTGATACCGGGGCCGTCTATGGGGGCAAGCTCACGGCTCTGCTCCTGCCGGAAAAGCGCTTTATCTCTGTTAACGGAGAAAAGAACGGTTCTTCCCGCCTGTTCCGCAGATAG
- a CDS encoding DEAD/DEAH box helicase, with translation MPDQTNDQLPPVHTLPPFEQFLLQFISIIYEPVSTTFLGNCLAGTDIPIPEVHRLTSNELDSTINQLREQQFLNELNQCPPHLAEQLTRQAVTEGRFTDLAALIEKKAPVSYLYGKWATRCQRALRQFRIGLYSGDFDKVDEAVTFLEKHGREHTGPEPPAVRITARNFDAAWFGTLPGFQQFFLLNTIIHYSMDKVCHFPAVIAYLEDEEGMTLSEDERVPFRRMLAGYYLLQGNFEKLASLLEAYAEAFQGSGFAGTLAFLEGQVDRALELFEEDLIQLNKYAGPEGTFFFNITGVFCILSFLIRNTEKDRSLIHRAVALVLERCKGCPEEVPFRFLDAYVRSVDGTLPDMRVLTDQLSAEERGLSSLIAVLSLYWMGVEIPQELQNDLLSLYQQAEQNSFFWLAMEGAELLGALDSNQADLADAAKILRKQYNCTSIVHIIATDNNSWKQSLQDLITVTSRSRKPEKTSRLVWLVQFDGENLMLSAKEQKRKGAGKWSKGRGIGLNRLMPPEDFDFLTEQDVKICAALRQVGDPNSRNGGCEFDMNEALPALVGHPLVFLEKSGKIPAEIVAGEPELMVEEQDGHLFIHFLQDIGKGKVAVWPETPTRFRVMEINDEHRRVAEITGRDGLRIPISASGQVLNAIGNIASFMTVHSSINVGSAEQGVQIVESDSTIHLHIIPYGSGFRLEMFVQPFSRRGPYLKPGAGVANLMAEVDKRRMQTRRNLLLEEEKAREVEESCPILDLAVDLEQENDREWHMLDPEECLQALLELEEIRDRVVLEWPEGERLAVRRRAGVNQLNLNIRTSQQNWFALSGHVKVDQDEVIDLKSLLDKIRESHSRFIPLGKGQFLALTQEFRDRLEDLIQFGDNKGSKGSKDGEGAEDGEVQVHPLAALALDDLTRQANTNADEGWREQLKRINFVQDFVPEVPSTLQAELRDYQAEGFVWMARLAHLGVGGCLADDMGLGKTLQSLAVILDRAENGPSLVIAPTSVCLNWEQEAARFAPTLTLHTLTGVDREAIVQGLGKRDILVTSYTLLQQEVDLLETVSWRTVVLDEAQSIKNAATKRSKAAMRLKAKFRLITTGTPIENHLGELWNLFNFINCGLLGTYKQFNSRFGIPIEKHQDHAARRQLKKLIRPFMLRRIKSEVLDELPPRTEITLRVEMKKSEMQFYEAIRQQAIENIESNGQKSGRHLQILAEIMRLRRACCNPRLIDESSKISSSKLQVFAEVVEELLESRHKALVFSQFTGHLALICEYLDKEGVSYKYLDGTTPARERIKRVDAFQAGEGDLFLISLKAGGLGLNLTAADYVIHMDPWWNPAVEDQAADRAHRIGQKRPVTVYRLVTTDTIEEKIVQLHHEKRNLANSLLEGTDTGARISADELLELIRAS, from the coding sequence ATACGCTGCCTCCGTTTGAGCAATTTCTGCTCCAGTTTATCTCGATAATCTACGAACCGGTATCAACCACCTTTCTTGGTAACTGCCTTGCTGGCACAGATATTCCCATACCAGAGGTCCACCGGTTAACCAGTAATGAACTGGACTCGACCATTAACCAGCTCCGTGAGCAACAATTTCTCAATGAGTTGAATCAATGTCCCCCCCATCTTGCAGAACAGTTGACCCGCCAGGCCGTTACAGAAGGGCGTTTTACTGACCTCGCGGCGTTGATTGAAAAGAAGGCACCGGTTTCTTATCTGTACGGCAAATGGGCCACCCGCTGCCAACGGGCCCTGCGCCAATTCCGGATCGGCTTATACTCGGGAGATTTTGACAAAGTCGATGAGGCCGTCACCTTCTTAGAGAAGCATGGACGGGAACATACCGGCCCGGAGCCTCCGGCAGTCAGAATTACGGCCCGAAATTTTGATGCTGCCTGGTTTGGCACCTTGCCCGGCTTTCAGCAATTTTTTTTGCTGAATACCATCATCCATTATTCTATGGATAAGGTCTGTCATTTTCCTGCGGTCATTGCCTACCTGGAAGATGAAGAGGGCATGACCTTGTCTGAGGATGAACGCGTGCCCTTTCGGCGTATGCTGGCGGGTTATTACCTGTTACAGGGTAATTTTGAAAAGCTGGCGTCTTTACTGGAAGCCTATGCCGAGGCCTTTCAGGGTTCTGGTTTTGCAGGTACCCTGGCCTTTTTAGAGGGGCAGGTCGATAGGGCATTGGAGCTTTTTGAAGAGGATCTTATCCAGCTCAATAAGTATGCTGGCCCAGAAGGGACCTTTTTCTTCAATATAACTGGGGTATTTTGTATTCTCTCCTTCCTTATCCGTAATACGGAGAAAGATCGCTCCCTGATCCATCGCGCTGTTGCCCTGGTCCTGGAACGCTGCAAGGGATGTCCTGAGGAGGTTCCCTTCCGTTTTCTTGATGCCTATGTGCGAAGTGTTGACGGCACCCTGCCGGACATGCGGGTGCTGACAGATCAGCTCTCGGCAGAAGAACGGGGATTGAGCTCCCTGATCGCGGTCCTCTCTCTTTACTGGATGGGAGTGGAAATACCTCAAGAGTTGCAAAATGATCTCTTGTCGCTCTACCAACAGGCAGAACAAAATAGCTTCTTCTGGTTGGCGATGGAAGGCGCTGAGCTGCTGGGCGCTCTTGATTCCAACCAGGCGGATCTGGCTGACGCAGCAAAGATACTGCGAAAGCAATATAACTGCACTTCCATCGTCCATATCATTGCAACGGATAATAACTCCTGGAAGCAGAGCCTTCAGGATCTTATCACGGTTACCAGCCGCTCGCGAAAACCGGAAAAGACCAGTCGACTCGTCTGGCTGGTGCAATTTGACGGCGAGAACCTGATGCTGTCAGCCAAGGAACAGAAAAGGAAAGGGGCCGGGAAATGGAGTAAGGGCAGGGGGATTGGCCTGAATAGGCTCATGCCGCCGGAAGATTTTGATTTTCTGACGGAGCAGGATGTGAAGATCTGCGCAGCCCTGCGCCAGGTCGGTGATCCCAACTCCCGCAATGGGGGCTGCGAATTTGATATGAACGAAGCCCTGCCTGCCCTCGTGGGGCACCCTCTCGTCTTTCTGGAAAAATCAGGAAAGATCCCTGCGGAAATCGTGGCTGGCGAACCGGAGCTGATGGTTGAAGAGCAGGACGGGCATCTCTTTATCCATTTTCTCCAGGATATTGGTAAAGGAAAGGTCGCGGTTTGGCCGGAGACCCCGACCCGTTTCCGCGTCATGGAGATCAACGACGAACACCGGCGAGTTGCTGAAATAACCGGTCGGGACGGTCTGCGTATCCCGATTTCGGCCAGTGGCCAAGTGCTCAATGCCATCGGCAATATTGCCTCCTTTATGACGGTCCACTCCTCTATCAATGTGGGATCAGCAGAACAGGGGGTGCAAATTGTTGAGTCCGACTCCACTATTCATCTGCACATCATCCCTTACGGGAGTGGGTTCCGCCTGGAGATGTTTGTCCAACCCTTTTCCCGACGCGGCCCCTATCTGAAGCCAGGGGCTGGGGTCGCCAATCTGATGGCCGAAGTCGACAAACGACGGATGCAGACCCGCAGGAACCTGTTACTTGAGGAAGAAAAGGCGCGGGAAGTGGAAGAGAGCTGTCCCATCCTTGACCTTGCCGTTGACCTGGAACAGGAAAATGACCGGGAATGGCATATGTTGGATCCCGAAGAATGCCTTCAGGCCCTGTTGGAACTGGAGGAAATTCGTGACAGGGTGGTGCTGGAGTGGCCTGAAGGGGAGCGACTTGCCGTGCGCAGGCGGGCCGGTGTGAATCAACTCAATCTCAATATCCGCACCTCGCAGCAAAACTGGTTTGCCCTGTCCGGTCATGTCAAGGTGGATCAGGATGAGGTTATTGATCTGAAATCTTTGCTGGATAAAATTCGTGAATCACATAGCCGCTTCATTCCTCTTGGCAAGGGACAGTTCCTGGCCCTGACCCAGGAATTTCGTGATCGTCTTGAGGACCTGATTCAATTCGGGGACAACAAGGGGAGTAAGGGGAGCAAGGATGGTGAGGGTGCTGAGGATGGTGAGGTCCAGGTGCATCCCCTGGCAGCCCTGGCCCTGGACGACCTGACCCGACAGGCCAACACCAATGCAGATGAAGGGTGGCGGGAGCAGCTGAAACGGATAAATTTTGTCCAGGATTTTGTCCCGGAAGTCCCCTCCACACTCCAGGCAGAACTGCGTGATTATCAGGCTGAGGGCTTTGTCTGGATGGCCCGCCTGGCTCATCTCGGGGTTGGCGGCTGCCTTGCCGATGATATGGGCCTGGGGAAGACCCTGCAATCCTTGGCCGTCATTCTTGATCGTGCAGAAAACGGCCCCAGTCTGGTTATTGCCCCCACCTCGGTTTGCCTCAACTGGGAGCAGGAGGCGGCCCGTTTTGCCCCAACCCTGACCCTGCATACCCTGACCGGCGTGGATAGAGAGGCCATTGTCCAGGGCTTAGGAAAACGGGATATTCTTGTTACCAGTTACACCCTGCTGCAGCAGGAAGTGGATCTTCTTGAAACTGTTTCCTGGCGAACAGTTGTTCTTGATGAGGCTCAGTCCATCAAAAATGCAGCAACTAAGCGCTCCAAGGCGGCTATGCGCCTGAAGGCCAAGTTCCGCCTGATCACCACGGGTACGCCTATTGAGAATCACCTGGGGGAGCTATGGAATCTCTTCAACTTTATCAATTGTGGTCTGCTTGGCACCTATAAGCAATTCAATAGCCGTTTTGGTATTCCCATTGAAAAGCACCAGGACCACGCGGCTCGCCGCCAGCTGAAGAAACTGATCCGGCCCTTTATGCTCCGCCGCATTAAATCCGAGGTCCTGGACGAACTGCCGCCTCGGACAGAGATCACCCTGCGGGTGGAGATGAAGAAGTCAGAAATGCAGTTTTACGAGGCCATCCGTCAACAGGCTATCGAGAATATTGAGAGCAACGGCCAGAAGAGCGGGCGCCATCTCCAGATTCTCGCCGAGATCATGCGCCTGCGTCGGGCCTGCTGCAATCCAAGGCTCATTGACGAAAGCAGTAAAATTTCTTCGAGTAAACTTCAGGTTTTTGCTGAGGTGGTGGAAGAACTCCTGGAGTCACGCCATAAGGCCCTGGTCTTCAGCCAGTTCACCGGTCATCTTGCCCTGATCTGTGAATATCTTGATAAGGAGGGGGTCTCCTATAAATATCTGGATGGCACCACCCCGGCGCGGGAGCGTATCAAACGGGTGGATGCTTTTCAAGCCGGTGAAGGCGACCTCTTCCTGATCAGCCTCAAGGCGGGCGGGCTCGGCCTGAACCTCACTGCTGCGGACTATGTCATTCACATGGATCCCTGGTGGAATCCTGCTGTGGAAGATCAGGCAGCAGATCGTGCCCATCGTATTGGCCAGAAACGTCCGGTCACAGTCTACCGTCTGGTGACGACAGATACCATTGAGGAGAAGATCGTCCAGCTCCATCATGAGAAACGAAACCTGGCCAATTCCCTGCTGGAGGGCACCGATACCGGGGCCCGCATCAGTGCGGACGAATTGCTTGAGTTGATTCGGGCAAGTTAA
- the edd gene encoding phosphogluconate dehydratase, producing MHKTLKQVTRRIIERSKETRTAYVEQMEQAAGKQAEGPFRMQLPSSNLAHDLAGCPSCRAGLLDDTVPNIGIISAYNDVVSAHQPLGGYPDLIKAAVAEAGGNAQVAGGVPAMCDGVTQGEPGMDLSLMSRDVIALSTVLALSHNVFDGALLLGVCDKIMPGLLMGGLQYGHLPMILVPGGPMPSGIGNQEKNQVRERFAKGEVGQKELLASECRAYHSPGTCTFYGTANSNQLIAEMLGLHLPGASFVNAGTELRAALTQTAARQVVRNTQLDDTYIPLGRVISEKSVVNALVGLLATGGSTNETMHLVAIAKAAGIQLNWDDFAQLSQVVPLLVRIYPNGAGDINSFQQAGGMPLLIRELLADGLVHEEVQTVVGPGLSRYLEEPVLEKGRVVWQKGPEQSRDPSIIAPLSNPFAPISGIKLLTGNLGRAIMKISALAEGEKTLVEAPAMVFHNQQEVAQAFQAGRLKRDLVAVVRFQGPRANGMPELHKLLTWLAISMEQGYKVGLVTDGRLSGASGKVPFAIHCTPEAAVGGLLAKVKDGDLICMDARKNLLELKVPAAELAERKAVEQTISYQAQGHPLFSVLRRALSGAEEGASALWPGNGQKKS from the coding sequence ATGCATAAAACACTCAAGCAGGTCACTCGTCGTATCATTGAGCGCAGCAAAGAAACCCGCACCGCCTATGTTGAGCAGATGGAACAGGCTGCGGGGAAACAGGCTGAAGGTCCTTTCCGGATGCAGCTGCCCAGCAGCAATCTTGCCCATGACCTGGCTGGTTGCCCTTCCTGTCGTGCAGGCCTGCTTGATGATACGGTACCTAATATCGGGATCATCTCTGCCTATAACGACGTGGTCTCGGCCCACCAACCCCTGGGGGGCTATCCTGACCTGATCAAGGCGGCAGTGGCTGAAGCAGGAGGAAATGCTCAGGTCGCTGGCGGCGTGCCTGCCATGTGCGATGGGGTCACCCAGGGGGAACCGGGCATGGACCTGAGCCTGATGAGCCGGGACGTGATTGCCCTGTCCACGGTGCTTGCCCTGTCCCATAATGTCTTTGACGGGGCCCTGCTCCTGGGTGTCTGTGACAAGATCATGCCCGGCCTGCTCATGGGTGGGCTGCAATACGGCCACCTGCCTATGATCCTGGTTCCCGGTGGTCCCATGCCATCCGGCATCGGTAATCAGGAAAAGAATCAGGTGCGAGAACGTTTTGCCAAGGGCGAGGTAGGCCAGAAGGAGCTGCTGGCCTCGGAATGTCGGGCCTACCATAGCCCAGGGACCTGTACCTTTTACGGCACAGCCAATTCCAACCAGCTGATTGCGGAGATGCTCGGCCTCCATCTGCCAGGGGCCTCCTTTGTCAATGCCGGGACCGAACTGAGGGCGGCCCTGACCCAGACCGCTGCCCGCCAAGTCGTCCGCAATACCCAGCTGGATGATACATATATCCCGCTGGGGCGAGTTATCAGCGAGAAATCCGTGGTCAATGCCCTGGTCGGCCTGTTGGCAACCGGTGGTTCGACCAACGAGACCATGCACCTGGTGGCCATTGCCAAGGCCGCTGGTATCCAGCTCAACTGGGATGACTTTGCCCAGCTCTCCCAGGTCGTGCCCCTGCTGGTCCGCATCTATCCCAACGGCGCAGGAGATATTAACTCCTTTCAGCAGGCGGGCGGTATGCCCTTACTGATTCGGGAACTCCTGGCGGATGGGCTGGTCCATGAGGAGGTGCAGACCGTGGTCGGCCCTGGCCTGAGCCGATACCTGGAAGAGCCGGTGCTGGAGAAAGGACGGGTCGTTTGGCAGAAAGGGCCGGAGCAGAGCCGTGATCCCTCTATCATCGCCCCGCTGAGCAACCCTTTTGCCCCAATCAGCGGCATCAAGCTGCTGACAGGTAACCTGGGCCGGGCGATCATGAAGATCTCTGCCTTGGCTGAGGGGGAGAAGACCCTGGTGGAGGCCCCGGCCATGGTCTTTCATAACCAGCAGGAGGTGGCACAGGCCTTTCAGGCCGGACGGCTCAAGCGGGATCTGGTGGCAGTGGTCCGTTTTCAGGGGCCAAGGGCCAATGGGATGCCGGAGCTCCACAAATTGCTTACCTGGTTGGCCATCAGTATGGAGCAGGGCTACAAGGTCGGGCTGGTCACGGATGGACGACTTTCCGGGGCATCAGGCAAGGTTCCCTTTGCTATCCATTGCACGCCTGAGGCGGCAGTAGGTGGCCTGCTGGCCAAGGTCAAGGATGGTGATCTCATCTGCATGGATGCCCGGAAAAATCTGCTGGAGCTCAAGGTCCCTGCAGCAGAGCTGGCGGAACGCAAGGCTGTGGAACAAACGATCTCTTATCAGGCCCAGGGCCATCCGCTCTTTTCTGTCCTACGCAGGGCACTCTCCGGGGCCGAGGAAGGGGCCAGTGCCCTGTGGCCAGGAAACGGGCAAAAAAAGAGCTGA
- the dnaE gene encoding DNA polymerase III subunit alpha codes for MGRNIYSSVTTMSTPFVHLHVHTQYSMLDGAIRLGDLLDKTQSYGMNAVAITDHGAMYGALEFYTKANKAGIKPLVGCEFYISETDHLIHDKNAGHNFHIVLLAMNETGYRNLMKLASIAQTAGFYYRPRIDRKLLFAHQEGLIALTACLHGEIPWTITHHGLDKAKVKALELQQVFGDRLYFEMQENGIPEQRTVNDGLMELGNDLGIKVVATNDCHYLNREESYAHEVLLCIQTSKTINDANRFRFSTDELYFKPPEVMAQQFSYCPEALTNTLEVAERCNLKLEFNDHHFPIFPVPEEESLESLFEQACRDGLEQRLDHLRSLQEVPRELEQQYQERLDMEIGVIQEMGFSGYFLIVADFINWAKSKSIPVGPGRGSGAGSLAAFCMSITDIDPIPYGLLFERFLNVERVSMPDFDVDFCKERRDEVIDYVRRRYGGDEHVAQIVAYGSMKARAVLRDVGRVLEVPLPVVDRIAKLVPDELKITLKKAIDKEPRLRDAMQQDPAVRELLTVAQTLEGLSRHKSTHAAGVVVSPKAMVEYLPVCVGSKKEILTQFDMKYTEMTGLIKFDFLGLKTLTVIDRALRLIKQDIGTQVDLSKIPMDDPRTYDLLCAGNSLGVFQLESDGMRELLIKMAPEQFTDLIALVALYRPGPLDSGMVDQFVETKHGRRPPEYPLPQIKPVLEETYGVIVYQEQVMKISNILASYSLGDADILRRAMGKKIPEVMEEERGKFMAGARGNNIPEEKAAYVFDLMAKFAGYGFNKSHSAAYALIAYQTAYLKAHYPAQFLAALLSCDVDNTDKVVKYINECKQMSIPVLPPDINESYQDFTVINDRIRFGLGAVKNVGGSALDSMIKEREENGPYSSLADFCGRIDSSKVNRKVLENLIKAGAFDFAQAKRSQLMEVLDQALEQAKAVQRDRLSGQMSLFAVGGSQEESTESAEIKFPDIEEWPELKKLSYEKETIGFFLTGHPLDGVIDTIRMIADANIEALENWREGQAVRIGGLIQQYKEHISKKGDRMAFTVLEDMSSSVEVIVFPDAFARCSHFLGKDAPLIVLGTVQQGERGAKIIAEDIFPLDQAVERFTEQTAIRLPAERTGRNQLIELKELIYQFHGSAPIKITLHFDGRGEVDILPMKDITVRPCPDFFQQVKASFGSGCLSVQMRPTEVQRKKRFGAGRERSG; via the coding sequence GTGGGGCGAAACATCTATTCCTCAGTCACCACCATGTCGACCCCTTTTGTCCATCTTCACGTCCATACCCAGTACTCCATGCTCGACGGAGCCATCCGTCTTGGCGACCTGCTTGACAAGACCCAGTCTTACGGCATGAATGCCGTGGCGATCACCGATCATGGGGCCATGTACGGGGCCCTGGAGTTCTACACCAAGGCCAATAAGGCCGGGATCAAGCCCTTGGTCGGCTGCGAGTTCTATATCTCAGAGACCGATCATCTTATTCATGATAAGAACGCGGGCCATAATTTCCATATCGTGCTGCTGGCCATGAACGAGACCGGCTATCGCAACCTGATGAAGCTGGCCTCCATCGCCCAGACAGCTGGTTTTTATTATAGGCCCCGTATCGACCGTAAGCTGCTCTTTGCCCACCAGGAAGGCCTGATCGCCCTGACCGCCTGCCTGCACGGAGAGATCCCCTGGACCATCACCCATCACGGCCTGGACAAGGCCAAGGTCAAGGCCCTGGAGCTGCAACAGGTCTTTGGCGATCGCCTCTATTTTGAGATGCAGGAAAACGGGATCCCGGAGCAGCGAACAGTCAATGATGGCCTCATGGAACTGGGCAATGACCTGGGTATCAAAGTGGTGGCCACCAATGACTGCCATTACCTCAATCGGGAGGAGTCCTACGCCCACGAGGTCCTGCTCTGCATCCAGACCAGCAAGACCATCAACGATGCCAACCGCTTCAGGTTTTCCACTGATGAACTGTATTTCAAGCCGCCAGAGGTCATGGCCCAGCAGTTCAGTTATTGTCCAGAGGCCTTGACCAATACCCTGGAGGTGGCTGAACGCTGCAACCTTAAGCTTGAATTTAACGATCACCATTTCCCCATCTTTCCGGTACCAGAGGAAGAATCCCTGGAAAGCCTGTTTGAACAGGCCTGCCGGGATGGTCTGGAACAACGCCTTGACCACCTCCGCAGCCTGCAGGAGGTCCCCCGGGAGCTGGAGCAGCAGTACCAGGAGCGGCTGGACATGGAGATCGGGGTTATTCAGGAAATGGGCTTTTCCGGTTATTTTCTCATCGTGGCCGATTTCATCAACTGGGCCAAGAGCAAGAGCATCCCGGTGGGGCCGGGCCGTGGCTCCGGGGCAGGCAGTCTGGCTGCCTTCTGCATGTCCATCACCGATATCGACCCTATCCCCTATGGTCTCCTCTTTGAGCGCTTCCTCAATGTGGAGCGGGTCTCCATGCCTGACTTTGACGTGGATTTCTGCAAGGAACGGCGGGATGAGGTTATCGATTATGTCCGTCGCCGCTACGGCGGTGACGAACATGTGGCCCAGATCGTGGCCTACGGCTCCATGAAGGCCCGGGCCGTGCTTCGGGATGTGGGCCGGGTGTTAGAGGTGCCCCTGCCCGTGGTGGACAGGATCGCCAAGCTGGTCCCGGATGAGTTGAAGATCACCCTGAAAAAGGCCATCGACAAGGAACCCCGTCTCCGCGATGCCATGCAGCAGGACCCTGCGGTCCGGGAACTGCTCACCGTGGCCCAGACCCTGGAAGGCCTGTCCCGCCATAAGTCCACCCATGCTGCTGGAGTGGTGGTCTCGCCCAAGGCCATGGTGGAGTATCTGCCGGTCTGTGTCGGCTCCAAGAAAGAGATCCTGACCCAGTTTGACATGAAGTATACCGAGATGACCGGACTGATCAAGTTCGATTTCCTCGGCCTCAAGACCCTGACGGTTATTGATCGGGCCCTGCGCCTGATCAAACAGGATATCGGCACCCAGGTCGATCTGAGCAAGATCCCCATGGATGATCCGCGCACCTATGATCTGCTCTGTGCTGGCAACAGCCTGGGGGTCTTCCAGCTGGAGAGCGATGGGATGCGGGAGCTGCTCATCAAGATGGCACCGGAACAGTTCACCGATCTGATCGCCCTGGTGGCCCTGTACCGGCCTGGCCCCCTGGATTCCGGGATGGTGGATCAGTTTGTCGAGACCAAGCACGGTCGGCGTCCCCCGGAATACCCCCTGCCCCAGATCAAGCCTGTCCTGGAGGAGACCTACGGGGTCATCGTCTACCAGGAGCAGGTCATGAAGATCTCCAATATCCTGGCCTCCTACAGTCTGGGTGATGCGGATATCCTCCGCCGGGCCATGGGAAAAAAGATCCCCGAGGTCATGGAGGAAGAACGGGGCAAGTTCATGGCCGGGGCCCGGGGAAATAATATCCCGGAGGAAAAGGCGGCCTATGTTTTTGACCTGATGGCCAAGTTTGCAGGCTATGGCTTCAATAAATCCCATTCTGCGGCCTATGCCCTGATTGCCTACCAGACCGCCTATCTCAAGGCCCATTATCCGGCCCAGTTTCTCGCGGCCCTGCTATCCTGTGATGTGGACAACACGGATAAGGTGGTCAAGTATATCAACGAATGTAAGCAGATGTCCATCCCGGTCCTGCCACCGGATATCAATGAGTCCTATCAGGATTTCACGGTCATCAATGACCGGATCCGTTTCGGCCTGGGCGCGGTGAAAAATGTGGGGGGCTCTGCCCTGGACTCCATGATCAAAGAACGCGAAGAAAACGGCCCGTATTCCTCGTTGGCGGATTTCTGCGGCCGGATTGATTCCAGCAAGGTCAATCGCAAGGTCCTGGAAAACCTGATCAAGGCCGGGGCCTTTGATTTTGCGCAGGCCAAAAGATCCCAGCTCATGGAGGTGCTGGACCAGGCCCTGGAACAGGCCAAGGCCGTGCAGCGGGATCGCCTGAGCGGCCAGATGAGCCTGTTTGCTGTGGGCGGAAGCCAGGAGGAGAGTACGGAGAGCGCGGAGATTAAATTCCCGGATATAGAGGAGTGGCCGGAACTGAAAAAGCTCTCCTATGAAAAGGAGACTATTGGCTTCTTTCTTACCGGCCATCCCCTGGATGGGGTCATTGATACGATCCGCATGATTGCAGATGCGAATATTGAGGCCTTAGAGAATTGGCGGGAGGGGCAGGCAGTCCGTATCGGCGGCCTGATCCAGCAGTATAAAGAGCATATCTCGAAAAAAGGGGATCGGATGGCCTTTACCGTGCTGGAAGACATGAGCTCCAGTGTTGAGGTGATTGTCTTTCCAGATGCCTTTGCCCGCTGCTCCCATTTTCTTGGCAAGGACGCCCCCCTGATCGTTCTCGGTACAGTCCAGCAGGGGGAGCGGGGGGCAAAGATCATTGCTGAAGACATCTTCCCTCTGGATCAGGCGGTGGAGCGCTTTACCGAGCAGACGGCAATCCGTCTGCCAGCGGAAAGGACCGGACGGAACCAGCTCATCGAACTCAAGGAGCTGATCTATCAGTTTCACGGCTCAGCCCCGATCAAAATCACCCTTCATTTTGACGGCCGGGGCGAGGTGGATATCCTGCCCATGAAGGACATCACAGTTCGTCCCTGCCCGGATTTCTTCCAGCAGGTGAAGGCGTCCTTTGGCTCGGGCTGTCTGTCTGTGCAGATGCGCCCGACCGAGGTACAGCGAAAGAAGAGATTTGGAGCGGGACGAGAAAGGTCTGGCTGA
- a CDS encoding bifunctional 4-hydroxy-2-oxoglutarate aldolase/2-dehydro-3-deoxy-phosphogluconate aldolase produces the protein MEKKREAISAQDVLLAGPVIPVIVINNPAHAVPLAQALLAGGIKVLEITLRSDAALEAIQRIGAEVPEVLVGAGTVLSGQDLQAVAEAGGQFAISPGLTQRLLAAADQESIPLLPGVASASELMEALEAGLTALKFFPAQAAGGIQMLKSLHGPFPQVRFCPTGGIGPHNYREYLALKNVACVGGSWLVPSEMIGQGNWSAITRLAHAAVSGTTASS, from the coding sequence ATGGAGAAGAAGAGAGAAGCGATTTCTGCCCAAGATGTCTTGCTGGCTGGGCCGGTTATCCCGGTGATTGTGATCAACAATCCTGCTCATGCGGTCCCCCTGGCCCAGGCCCTGCTGGCTGGCGGGATTAAGGTGCTGGAAATAACCCTGCGCAGTGATGCGGCCCTGGAGGCTATCCAACGGATTGGGGCAGAGGTGCCCGAGGTCTTGGTTGGGGCAGGGACCGTGCTTTCGGGGCAGGATCTCCAGGCCGTGGCAGAGGCCGGAGGGCAGTTTGCCATCAGTCCGGGCCTGACCCAGCGCCTCCTTGCTGCTGCTGATCAGGAATCCATCCCCCTGCTTCCTGGGGTGGCGAGCGCCTCTGAGTTAATGGAGGCCCTAGAGGCGGGCCTGACTGCATTGAAGTTCTTCCCGGCCCAGGCAGCGGGTGGGATACAGATGCTCAAATCCTTGCATGGGCCTTTTCCCCAGGTACGTTTCTGTCCCACGGGCGGGATTGGCCCACACAACTACCGCGAATATCTTGCCCTCAAAAATGTTGCCTGTGTCGGGGGATCCTGGCTTGTCCCGTCAGAGATGATTGGCCAGGGGAATTGGTCTGCTATAACCCGATTGGCTCACGCCGCAGTGAGCGGCACAACAGCATCTTCCTGA